In the genome of Eriocheir sinensis breed Jianghai 21 chromosome 56, ASM2467909v1, whole genome shotgun sequence, one region contains:
- the LOC126984269 gene encoding uncharacterized protein LOC126984269 isoform X3 has translation MLPLQLVPSFVDSQTPVAGGSLTGQVFNAQAGFQGAGFDAQFARSVITKPITPTVTQTSTIDSFVTLTDLVLHSVPVTQTHFTLLTTTQLTRVVVPTPVNDLMDLETTVIASPMFVTITETYSHFRVVVRTSINYVTLTHTSYAITHVPYTITATQTVRVTSPMVKTVIQTSVHGVTDYRTVAHTVYVHGGYA, from the exons ATGTTGCCACTACAGCTGGTTCCATCCTTCGTGGATAGTCAAACACCTGTCGCTGGTGGATCCCTCACCGGTCAGGTCTTCAATGCCCAAGCCGGCTTCCAGGGTGCTGGTTTTGATGCCCAGTTCGCCAGGAGTGTTATCACTAAGCCAATCACCCCCACTGTCACTCAGACTTCTACCATCGACAGTTTCGTAACTTTAACAGATTTGGTCTTGCACAGCGTGCCAGTCACCCAGACTCACTTCACTTTACTCACCACTACACAACTAACCCGCGTC GTTGTTCCCACCCCTGTGAATGACTTGATGGATCTCGAGACTACTGTGATTGCTAGCCCAATGTTCGTTACGATAACTGAAACTTACTCACACTTCCGTGTAGTTGTCCGGACGTCGATCAATTACGTCACGCTTACCCACACTTCTTACGCTATTACGCATGTCCCCTACACTATCACTGCTACCCAAAC TGTTCGCGTGACCTCCCCAATGGTGAAAACGGTCATCCAAACTTCTGTCCACGGTGTTACGGACTATCGCACTGTCGCCCACACTGTCTACGTCCACGGAGGATACGCTTAA
- the LOC126984271 gene encoding uncharacterized protein LOC126984271 — MRVCVLIVLALVHSLQCVYGMAPYGAAGRPSGSTGGASSGGQGGSTTSGSGAGSRGPAGSFPAPGTQQGTGAFTGNAGAPRPAGGSGSLPGVATGTQTTGQQGIPSPGTPGSFAGFAGGSPRPAGAGSSSGALGGGFAGFGGSGGQDSFQTGAGGSFATRVLQQQATPTVTQTVTVDVFTTLTDTVLNSVGVTLTQFVLETATRPLEQVVVTPVDDRVAVSTTVVHRPEYVTVTETKSDFRLVIGTSVSHVTITHTSYAITHVPFTITATETVQITSPMVRTVIRTREQLVTDYRTLFNTVYVHGGYF, encoded by the exons ATGAGGGTTTGCGTACTTATAGTATTGGCCTTGGTCCACTCTCTACAGTGTGTTTATGGGATG GCTCCGTACGGTGCTGCGGGTCGGCCTTCCGGGTCTACTGGTGGTGCGTCTTCTGGTGGGCAGGGTGGAAGCACTACATCCGGGTCTGGAGCTGGATCTCGAGGGCCAGCTGGGTCATTCCCTGCGCCAGGCACTCAGCAGGGCACAGGCGCTTTCACGGGGAATGCAGGAGCTCCCCGTCCCGCTGGAGGTAGCGGGTCACTTCCCGGTGTTGCGACAGGTACTCAAACGACAGGTCAACAGGGCATCCCATCTCCAGGAACACCTGGCTCCTTCGCAGGGTTTGCTGGAGGATCTCCCCGCCCCGCCGGTGCCGGGTCAAGCTCGGGTGCACTGGGTGGTGGTTTTGCAGGATTCGGGGGGTCTGGTGGTCAGGACAGTTTTCAAACGGGCGCTGGTGGATCTTTTGCCACAAGGGTTCTTCAACAGCAAGCAACTCCTACAGTGACTCAAACGGTGACTGTCGACGTATTCACTACACTCACTGACACTGTTTTAAACAGCGTTGGGGTTACTCTGACGCAATTCGTATTGGAGACTGCAACACGGCCTTTAGAACAG GTTGTCGTCACACCTGTTGATGACAGGGTTGCAGTGTCTACAACTGTAGTCCACCGCCCAGAATATGTAACTGTTACCGAAACTAAATCTGACTTCCGCCTTGTGATTGGAACTTCAGTCTCGCACGTGACTATTACTCACACTTCCTACGCAATCACCCACGTTCCTTTCACAATTACCGCAACGGAAAC TGTCCAGATCACGTCTCCAATGGTAAGGACCGTCATCAGAACTCGGGAACAGTTGGTGACAGACTACCGCACCCTTTTCAACACCGTTTACGTCCACGGAGGCTATTTCTAA
- the LOC126984268 gene encoding uncharacterized protein LOC126984268 — MEERHHSTLASPALQLRSSRRRLMFAVPYGLRGFSRFQGAQSAQESQQGAGDVFILGNMNENLEFQSSSSNRLSDDTSRPIDFQSTVGDAGQFTGSFPGTTQQSNAAQFSGPFAGSVPQSNLFGAQRPFFQRQTGLESQSGNFQAQFLGDSRPSGRFTTGPVFQSLGSASSGSRKIIEARPDVTLTRTVTLDRFVTTTDVAFVEQPRTATIFSFLTHTAVTTVVLPTPVDRNVVVSTAVVTRAPLTVTVTDVRSEFQYVTRTELRYVTLTHTSYSFTQDTLLTTVTRVQTISTTVTRTDINTVTTTFTENRTVISTVFPSYY; from the exons ATGGAGGAACGTCACCATTCAACACTTGCCTCTCCAGCTCTGCAATTGAGGAGCAGTAGGAGACGGTTGATGTTCGCT GTTCCCTATGGCTTAAGGGGATTCTCCCGGTTCCAAGGAGCACAGTCAGCACAGGAGAGTCAACAGGGCGCCGGTGATGTGTTCATATTGGGTAATATGAACGAGAACTTGGAATTTCAGAGTTCCTCCTCGAATCGGCTATCTGATGATACCAGTCGACCAATAGACTTTCAAAGCACGGTCGGTGATGCTGGACAATTCACTGGGTCTTTCCCAGGAACAACGCAGCAGTCCAACGCTGCTCAATTCTCTGGTCCTTTCGCAGGATCAGTGCCTCAGTCCAATCTCTTTGGTGCACAAAGACCATTCTTTCAGAGACAAACTGGTCTAGAGTCCCAGAGTGGGAATTTCCAAGCGCAATTTCTTGGTGACTCGAGACCTTCAGGTCGGTTTACCACCGGTCCAGTCTTTCAGTCACTTGGCTCGGCGTCTTCTGGATCAAGAAAGATTATTGAAGCTCGCCCTGATGTCACGCTAACCCGCACTGTCACCTTAGACAGGTTTGTTACCACAACAGATGTTGCATTCGTGGAGCAGCCCcgcactgccaccatcttcagctTCCTCACGCATACGGCTGTGACCACTGTG GTTCTTCCCACCCCCGTGGATCGTAACGTAGTAGTCAGCACGGCGGTGGTTACACGCGCTCCGCTTACTGTCACCGTGACGGACGTCAGATCTGAATTCCAGTACGTCACTCGCACGGAGCTACGATACGTCACCCTGACGCATACATCCTACAGTTTCACCCAGGACACCCTTCTCACTACAGTCACTAGAGT GCAAACCATCTCTACAACGGTGACCCGAACTGATATCAACACAGTCACCACAACGTTTACGGAGAATCGCACCGTCATTTCCACGGTCTTCCCGTCCTATTACTAA
- the LOC126984277 gene encoding uncharacterized protein LOC126984277 — protein sequence MVNVFAAVLLAFVTQAASQGYDTHVPYVQAQVVPVTVTETITGTQTIRVPVTSDVWVSDIVTSPVYATQLVTEYSWVPVDSVTRTTLMTVTTTPVSMVSQTSYVNPTRTVVSVHTIFLTETARKDLYHTVTHVALHHEIETVPVSSVQTLVQRITTTTLSIRTVIVTSTTRGYH from the exons ATGGTTAATGTATTTGCAGCAGTGCTTCTTGCCTTCGTGACCCAG GCTGCAAGCCAGGGGTATGACACTCATGTCCCATACGTGCAAGCTCAGGTTGTTCCTGTCACTGTTACG GAAACTATTACGGGGACTCAAACTATTCGAGTTCCAGTAACTTCTGATGTCTGGGTTAGTGATATTGTCACTTCACCAGTCTATGCCACTCAACTGGTGACTGAGTACTCCTGGGTCCCCGTTGACAGTGTTACTAGAACAACGCTGATGACTGTCACTACCACGCCG GTGTCCATGGTCAGTCAAACAAGTTACGTAAACCCCACACGGACGGTTGTCTCCGTTCACACTATTTTCTTAACTGAAACTGCAAGGAAGGATCTATACCACACGGTCACGCATGTTGCTCTTCATCACGAG ATAGAAACTGTTCCAGTGTCATCGGTCCAAACGCTAGTACAGCGTATCACAACCACTACACTCAGCATCAGAACTGTGATTGTCACTTCTACCACAAGAGGATATCATTGA
- the LOC126984269 gene encoding uncharacterized protein LOC126984269 isoform X2: protein MHFVAVFFGLTLAHLACSQGGYNFDNTGSIRQPLQGQLQPIFVANFNQPGFDGNLPNQPGSDGSFLNIPNAAPGQFAPTGDGPFVGGLSLNSQGQLVEGFPGLVSSRPQSAGMLPLQLVPSFVDSQTPVAGGSLTGQVFNAQAGFQGAGFDAQFARSVITKPITPTVTQTSTIDSFVTLTDLVLHSVPVTQTHFTLLTTTQLTRVVVPTPVNDLMDLETTVIASPMFVTITETYSHFRVVVRTSINYVTLTHTSYAITHVPYTITATQTVRVTSPMVKTVIQTSVHGVTDYRTVAHTVYVHGGYA from the exons ATGCATTTTGTGGCTGTGTTCTTCGGGCTGACTCTGGCTCATCTCGCTTGTTCCCAAGGC GGATACAACTTCGATAACACGGGATCTATTCGTCAACCCCTTCAAGGTCAACTTCAACCCATCTTTGTTGCTAATTTTAACCAGCCGGGCTTTGATGGCAATCTCCCAAACCAGCCGGGCAGTGATGGGTCTTTCCTAAATATTCCTAACGCCGCTCCAGGCCAGTTTGCTCCAACTGGTGATGGTCCCTTCGTTGGTGGCTTGTCACTCAACTCTCAAGGCCAGTTGGTTGAGGGATTTCCCGGTTTAGTTTCCTCTAGACCTCAAAGTGCTGGTATGTTGCCACTACAGCTGGTTCCATCCTTCGTGGATAGTCAAACACCTGTCGCTGGTGGATCCCTCACCGGTCAGGTCTTCAATGCCCAAGCCGGCTTCCAGGGTGCTGGTTTTGATGCCCAGTTCGCCAGGAGTGTTATCACTAAGCCAATCACCCCCACTGTCACTCAGACTTCTACCATCGACAGTTTCGTAACTTTAACAGATTTGGTCTTGCACAGCGTGCCAGTCACCCAGACTCACTTCACTTTACTCACCACTACACAACTAACCCGCGTC GTTGTTCCCACCCCTGTGAATGACTTGATGGATCTCGAGACTACTGTGATTGCTAGCCCAATGTTCGTTACGATAACTGAAACTTACTCACACTTCCGTGTAGTTGTCCGGACGTCGATCAATTACGTCACGCTTACCCACACTTCTTACGCTATTACGCATGTCCCCTACACTATCACTGCTACCCAAAC TGTTCGCGTGACCTCCCCAATGGTGAAAACGGTCATCCAAACTTCTGTCCACGGTGTTACGGACTATCGCACTGTCGCCCACACTGTCTACGTCCACGGAGGATACGCTTAA
- the LOC126984275 gene encoding uncharacterized protein LOC126984275 has translation MASASLALILVVVGQVASQGYDTHAPYVPQIVVPVTVTDTVTTTQSVRVPVTSDVWVSTVTQYTVTATQLTTHWGFNPTYPDTVTSVITITNTPVSIIRHTAGVNPVRSVTSIFTSFVTETERKDLFHSITHIDIHHEIETVPVSSVQTLYQRITSTTLYLTTVTLTSTTRGYGH, from the exons ATGGCTTCTGCAAGTTTAGCTCTGATTTTGGTCGTCGTGGGGCAG GTTGCGTCTCAGGGGTACGACACTCACGCGCCGTACGTCCCGCAGATCGTTGTTCCAGTCACAGTAACG GACACGGTTACTACAACTCAAAGCGTCCGTGTTCCTGTAACTTCTGATGTGTGGGTAAGCACAGTAACACAGTACACTGTCACGGCGACCCAGCTAACTACTCACTGGGGCTTTAATCCGACGTACCCAGACACGGTGACTTCGGTCATTACAATTACAAACACACCG GTCTCAATCATCCGCCACACTGCCGGAGTGAATCCAGTCAGATCAGTTACATCAATCTTCACATCTTTCGTGACTGAAACGGAAAGAAAGGACTTGTTCCACAGCATTACCCACATAGATATCCATCACGAG ATCGAGACTGTCCCGGTGTCGTCCGTTCAGACCCTGTACCAgcgcatcacctccaccaccctgTACCTCACCACTGTGACGCTCACCTCCACCACTCGCGGATATGGTCATTGA